The Manihot esculenta cultivar AM560-2 chromosome 17, M.esculenta_v8, whole genome shotgun sequence genome contains the following window.
AATGCCAATTTTTCGtacaattttttctttttttttatatctcaTCTCCTATCAGATGCTCTGATTTTTGGCTTCTATTTCCCAATTACACTATCTATTCTCTTCTCTCTGTGTTTTCTTCATCAATAATTCATCAACCCCACCTCCCAGTTTCATAGAAATTTCCCAACTCAAATGTCcctcttaaatttaaataactagttgaaaattcagtttggaagtctttgtttttttttttttttttttatgagtttaGGGTTTTTGATGTTGATGTCAAATTAAATTCACTAATAAACAttgtttaaatataatatttttcttaaccCAGTTGAACCAACAATGtcaaattattattgaaaaaatagcaAAGGAAGCAAAGAGATAAatctcatttatttatttatttataatatgatTTGGGTTTTATTCACATATAAAGACAAATAGAATATCCTGCAGTTTCACAATAAACCACATAACCCACTCCAAAGGGAACTTTAGAAAATTCAATGTATAGAATTTCTTACAAACATGGTTAAGACTCATTCCTTCTCATGGCAGCAAGACAGCTTGGTTTCCTGTCTTTATGTGCTCATGAGGTCCCATGCATCTCAACCCAATTCAATCTGTGTCTCAACTcctacttaattttatttttttgcacgAAAAACAatatttggatttttttatatgccaataatttttatttttttcaaaacaataggaataattatttttttctggaTTAATAAGCTTGTGAACTATATATTAAATATCAGAATCTCCTTCATTTGATAAGTGTGAAACATGCCCAGTAGTCCCCATCAACAGTGATGGAACATTGTCCAATGCATTTATTCTTTTTGTTTTCTAATTGGGTAATCTGTGAATTCAAATATCTTATCACTAACTAAAATTTCcaattttattacatttttaataatcggaaaaaaaaaaaaataaggcgATGATCAGTGGGAAAAGCTTTAGATTTGATTAGAATTTGCTTTCCTAATCAAGAATCCAGGCACATTTATTGTAATttggagtttttttttaataaagtaagaataaaaatctttaaaaagaaaaaagacgtTCAATTCCCATCTCGTGCCTCATCAGAAGATGTCGCAGTGTTCGGAAAAAAATTCCAAAATATTCTCATCGTCAGGGTCTAGAAATGCCAAATATGGTACAGAAGAAATCATAGCTAAATGCCCAAATAgtactcaatttgatttaaatgaAAAACGCCCTTATTCATAGCCACTGTCCCATGCCCCAGTTTCCAAATTTAGGAGTATCTTGTATAAAAATTCATAGGGGTATCAATTGAACAATAGATGATTATGAGTTAAAACAGTTTAATATGATAGTAAATGCATATGAGTAAatctgaaatattttaattttattataaaaaaaaattagcggTAAAAATCTAGATGTGACCTTACATCATAATTGAATGGTAAAAAATAATGTTATATATCTGGCAGATGATCATGAATTTTTGGAGTATTTGCATCTCTCTTTCCTCTTGTTGCATTCTCCTTCAGTACTGCAATGCTTTTAGAACTCTTTTGATCATTGCACTACACTCAAATCCATTTTCAACCTTTGACATTTCTTTCATCTTCAGGGACAGAATCTCATCATATgtattaattattcttttttcaAAACAATGATATTATCATgagttgaaaattttttaatattttcaaaacccagaaaaattattatttactcttATGATCATGTCAAAATCATTTAATTCAACTTTCAAGCTAAAGTTTTGCTGACTAGCTAGTTGactaattaagaaatgaaattgcatgaaaGATTTTAAAACAAGAATAATAAAGTAAGTAATGATGAGAAAAGGCAGATATAGAATGGAAATGAAGAGAGAGAAAGTCAAAATAACTTTTAGTTGGCAGAGAGAATGtgggtttgattttattttgttgttttcttgaccTTGTTAGTGAGTGTCTTCTAGTTGGAGCCACAATGGATTCTCTGATGTGCTGATCATCGATGCAAGAGAAAGCTTAAAGGCCTTGTATATGGACTTAAATCCCATTCGCACTCATTGGGGGAGAccattttccttttccttttgcttttctttcagaCCATAATACATAGTATTTAGGTAGAggagaagagaaaataaaaaataagtaatgGCTGGTTTTTGGGTGTTTAGTAAAAATGAAGATGTTGTTGTTGAAGTGGGAATTTGATGAGAGTAAGCAAAGAATGCACGCCTTTCACCCCATGCAGAGAGCACCATCATCAACTTCCCTGTATGTATGCCACAATCAAAGTGGGTGGTggctctttttcttttctttcccccCATTTCGGACAAAATCATCATCTTGCAGTTGTTATTTACCCCTTTTGCCTTTTACTATTGCTCTGTCTACCAGACAGACAGCTGAGACAGGGATTAAGGTTTTATGGAAATCTAAAAACAATGTTGGACCAAAATCTGAAAAGAGAGAAAGCCATTAATTGTAACAATTTAATGAATAGGCATCAAATATTCAGTGTTTTATATCTGCTGCatgaatgattaattaatatattttttaatcatatcataaaattttgataatgatattaaattcatttttcaaattgaaATTAGTCTCAAAATCGAGTACCAGTAAAAGCTAATAAATAGCCAAAATGCATATATACACTTACCCGTACTTATCTTTTACGTATTAGTATGATGTCATATTTCAAGAatagtaatatattttttttaaatgcagGTTACCACTAAAACTACAGAAATAATAGGTTTCTCATATAAATAGATAAGtgataattatgaaaatattttacataaaaatataagtgataaaatatctaataaaaatatgtacatAATTTTATCTAcatttggaaaaagaaaaaaaaagatatagaTAATTTCCACTGCTTGCTTTGCATTGTCATCCCTAATACTCCAGGCTTTGGGAATTGTAGCAACTCAGTTACAACATTTGACAGCCCAAAGGCCTTGTCTTTTTCTATCTGGTCCTGAGCAAGGTCTGGACATGGGCCAATTGAACCACCTGGGAAACCACCTTGGGAAACTGCTTATAAACGTGGTGCAGGTGGGCTGCTGAACCCATGTCCACAGATTGAACCTGAAACTTGTAACCTATTTGTTTGCTTGAAAAATAcccaatggaaaaaaaaaaaaaaaaaaaaaaaaaaaaacagcagcTAGACTGGACTTCTGATTGATTAAATTCTTAATCCAGCCAATCTAATTCAATTCATGCTCTTCAGAGAACAAGCGAGGAAATTTGCAATAAACCCTTTAAGTGTATGTAACCTTTACATGAGTCATTGGAACTCCCAACACGTAATAATCTATTGTTTTATCACACAGAAGCAACGGAATACAAGCATTGAAAGAAGCAAGTTCATTACAACTCCGTTCAAGGAGACAATCAACCACTACAAACCTTAAAAGCAAAACATAAGCGGACAAAATACCACATATATTGCACTTATCATGAAGTAGGCTGGGAGACCTGACCCAACTTCGTGTCCGATGCAGGCTTTTGCAGATCTTCTCCAGCCTGCATCACCACACCTGGATACCCCGGAACCAGACCCGGACTTGCATTTCTAACCCCATAATAAACCTGTTGATTCACCCCATCAGGCACTGCTGCTCTTCCACCCTCATATGGATCCAGTGCAGTCATGGGCCTCGTAGCAGCCCCATAATAAACCTGTTGATTCACCCCATCAGGCACTGCTGCTCTTCCACCCTCATATGGATCCAGTGCAGTCATGGGCCTCGTAGCAGCCCCACCATATACTTGACCCATACTCGCAACTGCCTGGTGATACCCCACCGGGATTTGACCCGTTGACactgggtattgctgaaggaaTGGCGGCTGAATTTGAACGGGCTGAATTGGGATATTACCCGGTGGAATTGTAGCCGGCATATAATAAACTGGTATTGGTTGTACGTGATGACCCGGATAAGGAGAATCCGGGATGTAATGCATAACGGGATTACTCGGGTGCCCCGTTGGTTGGATCATCATTGGTTCAATTGCCTTGGAAGAACTATCCACTGTGTTCTGCTTCAGTTGTATGACTGGATCAGGGTTTTCGGGTTTGGTCTTCACAGGTGGAAGATCAGGAATTGAAGGCACAGCAGGGACAGCTGAAGAAGTCGAGCAATACGGCGAAGAAACAACCGGAGCAGGAGAACCTGGATCGGAAGCCGAAACGTTGTCATGCATTACAAGTCGACTCTTCACTTTA
Protein-coding sequences here:
- the LOC110604584 gene encoding uncharacterized protein LOC110604584 isoform X1, with amino-acid sequence MASLHASELDSAATDSVASSPRSDHYGSHDPRVRFMCSFGGKILPRPHDNQLRYVGGETRIVVVHRSTSYSALLTKLSKLSGIPNLSVKYQLPNEDLDALISVTTDEDIDNMMEEYDRILLNQNPRSARLRLFLFSNGEDSRASSITSLLDGSTNREHWFFDALNSGPGLERGRSEASSIVSEVPDYLFGLDNSDDPQPRENKVKSRLVMHDNVSASDPGSPAPVVSSPYCSTSSAVPAVPSIPDLPPVKTKPENPDPVIQLKQNTVDSSSKAIEPMMIQPTGHPSNPVMHYIPDSPYPGHHVQPIPVYYMPATIPPGNIPIQPVQIQPPFLQQYPVSTGQIPVGYHQAVASMGQVYGGAATRPMTALDPYEGGRAAVPDGVNQQVYYGAATRPMTALDPYEGGRAAVPDGVNQQVYYGVRNASPGLVPGYPGVVMQAGEDLQKPASDTKLGQVSQPTS
- the LOC110604584 gene encoding uncharacterized protein LOC110604584 isoform X2, which encodes MASLHASELDSAATDSVASSPRSDHYGSHDPRVRFMCSFGGKILPRPHDNQLRYVGGETRIVVVHRSTSYSALLTKLSKLSGIPNLSVKYQLPNEDLDALISVTTDEDIDNMMEEYDRILLNQNPRSARLRLFLFSNGEDSRASSITSLLDGSTNREHWFFDALNSGPGLERGRSEASSIVSEVPDYLFGLDNSDDPQPRENKVKSRLVMHDNVSASDPGSPAPVVSSPYCSTSSAVPAVPSIPDLPPVKTKPENPDPVIQLKQNTVDSSSKAIEPMMIQPTGHPSNPVMHYIPDSPYPGHHVQPIPVYYMPATIPPGNIPIQPVQIQPPFLQQYPVSTGQIPVGYHQAVASMGQVYGGAATRPMTALDPYEGGRAAVPDGVNQQVYYGVRNASPGLVPGYPGVVMQAGEDLQKPASDTKLGQVSQPTS
- the LOC110604584 gene encoding uncharacterized protein LOC110604584 isoform X3, whose protein sequence is MASLHASELDSAATDSVASSPRSDHYGSHDPRVRFMCSFGGKILPRPHDNQLRYVGGETRIVVVHRSTSYSALLTKLSKLSGIPNLSVKYQLPNEDLDALISVTTDEDIDNMMEEYDRILLNQNPRSARLRLFLFSNGEDSRASSITSLLDGSTNREHWFFDALNSGPGLERGRSEASSIVSEVPDYLFGLDNSDDPQPRENKVKSRLVMHDNVSASDPGSPAPVVSSPYCSTSSAVPAVPSIPDLPPVKTKPENPDPVIQLKQNTVDSSSKAIEPMMIQPTGHPSNPVMHYIPDSPYPGHHVQPIPVYYMPATIPPGNIPIQPVQIQPPFLQQYPVSTGQIPVGYHQAVASMGQVYGGAATRPMTALDPYEGGRAAVPDGVNQQVYYGVRNASPGLVPGYPGVVMQAGEDLQKPASDTKLGQVSQPTS